One Dysidea avara chromosome 7, odDysAvar1.4, whole genome shotgun sequence genomic region harbors:
- the LOC136260148 gene encoding uncharacterized protein isoform X4, with the protein MREEITNLQSAGQEGTTPDEALASSNDERLDTNLSGDVKKLYEEFDADFDLEERCWLLILEVVHRYYESRRRKLVTDVRPDRVAIKEANDRNTKVRSRQKALYDRRKKLCATKEEKKRWREIIPAYMTEESDDGEGSYRTHSPSWRSTELEDFIQELDQRWTVKSVLKKPRVVSTPLVCEAPRGAPAWAVTTAYHDAPQNGHQLQSSYTEVEQVEDPAVASGGTGHDQMHAAYDSESLTHYPLPQDDYSDGYSPSPYYARNIQPPQDQYYLQFSQRPDNNDHCINHYEESLPSQQGQYATPPNLVHQVDLADPVVAIFEDSD; encoded by the exons ATGAGAGAAGAGATAACAAACTTACAGTCTGCCGGTCAGGAAGGTACCACACCAGACGAAGCACTTGCTAGCTCTAATGATGAACGTCTCGATACCAATTTGAGT GGAGATGTTAAGAAGCTATATGAAGAATTCGATGCTGATTTTGATTTAGAAGAAAG ATGTTGGTTATTAATATTAGAGGTAGTTCATCGTTACTACGAATCCCGTAGACGAAAGCTAGTTACTGATGTGAGGCCTGACAGGGTGGCTATTAAAGAAGCCAATGACAGGAACACCAAAGTGAGGAGCAGGCAGAAAGCG TTGTATGATCGTCGCAAGAAGCTATGCGCGacgaaagaagaaaagaaaagatGGAGAGAAATCATACCAGCCTATATGACTGAAGAGAGTGATGACGGTGAAGGCTCTTACAGAACACATTCACCATCGTGGCGATCTACTG AACTAGAAGACTTTATTCAAGAGCTGGATCAAAGGTGgacagtgaaaagtgtattGAAGAAGCCCAGAGTAGTGTCTACTCCACTAGTGTGTGAGGCCCCGAGGGGAGCTCCAGCTTGGGCA GTAACAACTGCTTATCATGATGCACCACAAAATGGTCACCAGTTGCAATCCTCCTATACTGAAGTGGAACAG GTTGAAGATCCAGCTGTTGCTAGTGGTGGTACAGGTCATGATCAGATGCACGCAGCTTATGATTCTGAG AGCCTCACACACTATCCTCTGCCGCAAGATGATTATTcagat GGCTATTCACCTTCACCGTACTATGCTCGCAACATACAGCCTCCACAAGACCAGTACTATCTTCAG TTCAGTCAACGACCAGATAACAATGATCATTGCATTAAC CACTATGAAGAATCATTGCCATCACAgcag GGTCAGTATGCTACACCTCCAAATCTT GTACACCAAGTTGATTTGGCTGATCCGGTGGTTGCCATATTTGAAGATTCAGACTAA
- the LOC136260148 gene encoding uncharacterized protein isoform X3 yields the protein MREEITNLQSAGQEGTTPDEALASSNDERLDTNLSGDVKKLYEEFDADFDLEERCWLLILEVVHRYYESRRRKLVTDVRPDRVAIKEANDRNTKVRSRQKALYDRRKKLCATKEEKKRWREIIPAYMTEESDDGEGSYRTHSPSWRSTELEDFIQELDQRWTVKSVLKKPRVVSTPLVCEAPRGAPAWAVRARSISPTVTTAYHDAPQNGHQLQSSYTEVEQVEDPAVASGGTGHDQMHAAYDSESLTHYPLPQDDYSDGYSPSPYYARNIQPPQDQYYLQFSQRPDNNDHCINHYEESLPSQQVHQVDLADPVVAIFEDSD from the exons ATGAGAGAAGAGATAACAAACTTACAGTCTGCCGGTCAGGAAGGTACCACACCAGACGAAGCACTTGCTAGCTCTAATGATGAACGTCTCGATACCAATTTGAGT GGAGATGTTAAGAAGCTATATGAAGAATTCGATGCTGATTTTGATTTAGAAGAAAG ATGTTGGTTATTAATATTAGAGGTAGTTCATCGTTACTACGAATCCCGTAGACGAAAGCTAGTTACTGATGTGAGGCCTGACAGGGTGGCTATTAAAGAAGCCAATGACAGGAACACCAAAGTGAGGAGCAGGCAGAAAGCG TTGTATGATCGTCGCAAGAAGCTATGCGCGacgaaagaagaaaagaaaagatGGAGAGAAATCATACCAGCCTATATGACTGAAGAGAGTGATGACGGTGAAGGCTCTTACAGAACACATTCACCATCGTGGCGATCTACTG AACTAGAAGACTTTATTCAAGAGCTGGATCAAAGGTGgacagtgaaaagtgtattGAAGAAGCCCAGAGTAGTGTCTACTCCACTAGTGTGTGAGGCCCCGAGGGGAGCTCCAGCTTGGGCAGTGAGAGCACGGTCAATAAGTCCTACT GTAACAACTGCTTATCATGATGCACCACAAAATGGTCACCAGTTGCAATCCTCCTATACTGAAGTGGAACAG GTTGAAGATCCAGCTGTTGCTAGTGGTGGTACAGGTCATGATCAGATGCACGCAGCTTATGATTCTGAG AGCCTCACACACTATCCTCTGCCGCAAGATGATTATTcagat GGCTATTCACCTTCACCGTACTATGCTCGCAACATACAGCCTCCACAAGACCAGTACTATCTTCAG TTCAGTCAACGACCAGATAACAATGATCATTGCATTAAC CACTATGAAGAATCATTGCCATCACAgcag GTACACCAAGTTGATTTGGCTGATCCGGTGGTTGCCATATTTGAAGATTCAGACTAA
- the LOC136260148 gene encoding uncharacterized protein isoform X5 — protein MREEITNLQSAGQEGTTPDEALASSNDERLDTNLSGDVKKLYEEFDADFDLEERRKLVTDVRPDRVAIKEANDRNTKVRSRQKALYDRRKKLCATKEEKKRWREIIPAYMTEESDDGEGSYRTHSPSWRSTELEDFIQELDQRWTVKSVLKKPRVVSTPLVCEAPRGAPAWAVRARSISPTVTTAYHDAPQNGHQLQSSYTEVEQVEDPAVASGGTGHDQMHAAYDSESLTHYPLPQDDYSDGYSPSPYYARNIQPPQDQYYLQFSQRPDNNDHCINHYEESLPSQQGQYATPPNLVHQVDLADPVVAIFEDSD, from the exons ATGAGAGAAGAGATAACAAACTTACAGTCTGCCGGTCAGGAAGGTACCACACCAGACGAAGCACTTGCTAGCTCTAATGATGAACGTCTCGATACCAATTTGAGT GGAGATGTTAAGAAGCTATATGAAGAATTCGATGCTGATTTTGATTTAGAAGAAAG ACGAAAGCTAGTTACTGATGTGAGGCCTGACAGGGTGGCTATTAAAGAAGCCAATGACAGGAACACCAAAGTGAGGAGCAGGCAGAAAGCG TTGTATGATCGTCGCAAGAAGCTATGCGCGacgaaagaagaaaagaaaagatGGAGAGAAATCATACCAGCCTATATGACTGAAGAGAGTGATGACGGTGAAGGCTCTTACAGAACACATTCACCATCGTGGCGATCTACTG AACTAGAAGACTTTATTCAAGAGCTGGATCAAAGGTGgacagtgaaaagtgtattGAAGAAGCCCAGAGTAGTGTCTACTCCACTAGTGTGTGAGGCCCCGAGGGGAGCTCCAGCTTGGGCAGTGAGAGCACGGTCAATAAGTCCTACT GTAACAACTGCTTATCATGATGCACCACAAAATGGTCACCAGTTGCAATCCTCCTATACTGAAGTGGAACAG GTTGAAGATCCAGCTGTTGCTAGTGGTGGTACAGGTCATGATCAGATGCACGCAGCTTATGATTCTGAG AGCCTCACACACTATCCTCTGCCGCAAGATGATTATTcagat GGCTATTCACCTTCACCGTACTATGCTCGCAACATACAGCCTCCACAAGACCAGTACTATCTTCAG TTCAGTCAACGACCAGATAACAATGATCATTGCATTAAC CACTATGAAGAATCATTGCCATCACAgcag GGTCAGTATGCTACACCTCCAAATCTT GTACACCAAGTTGATTTGGCTGATCCGGTGGTTGCCATATTTGAAGATTCAGACTAA
- the LOC136260148 gene encoding uncharacterized protein isoform X2 gives MREEITNLQSAGQEGTTPDEALASSNDERLDTNLSGDVKKLYEEFDADFDLEERCWLLILEVVHRYYESRRRKLVTDVRPDRVAIKEANDRNTKLYDRRKKLCATKEEKKRWREIIPAYMTEESDDGEGSYRTHSPSWRSTELEDFIQELDQRWTVKSVLKKPRVVSTPLVCEAPRGAPAWAVRARSISPTVTTAYHDAPQNGHQLQSSYTEVEQVEDPAVASGGTGHDQMHAAYDSESLTHYPLPQDDYSDGYSPSPYYARNIQPPQDQYYLQFSQRPDNNDHCINHYEESLPSQQGQYATPPNLVHQVDLADPVVAIFEDSD, from the exons ATGAGAGAAGAGATAACAAACTTACAGTCTGCCGGTCAGGAAGGTACCACACCAGACGAAGCACTTGCTAGCTCTAATGATGAACGTCTCGATACCAATTTGAGT GGAGATGTTAAGAAGCTATATGAAGAATTCGATGCTGATTTTGATTTAGAAGAAAG ATGTTGGTTATTAATATTAGAGGTAGTTCATCGTTACTACGAATCCCGTAGACGAAAGCTAGTTACTGATGTGAGGCCTGACAGGGTGGCTATTAAAGAAGCCAATGACAGGAACACCAAA TTGTATGATCGTCGCAAGAAGCTATGCGCGacgaaagaagaaaagaaaagatGGAGAGAAATCATACCAGCCTATATGACTGAAGAGAGTGATGACGGTGAAGGCTCTTACAGAACACATTCACCATCGTGGCGATCTACTG AACTAGAAGACTTTATTCAAGAGCTGGATCAAAGGTGgacagtgaaaagtgtattGAAGAAGCCCAGAGTAGTGTCTACTCCACTAGTGTGTGAGGCCCCGAGGGGAGCTCCAGCTTGGGCAGTGAGAGCACGGTCAATAAGTCCTACT GTAACAACTGCTTATCATGATGCACCACAAAATGGTCACCAGTTGCAATCCTCCTATACTGAAGTGGAACAG GTTGAAGATCCAGCTGTTGCTAGTGGTGGTACAGGTCATGATCAGATGCACGCAGCTTATGATTCTGAG AGCCTCACACACTATCCTCTGCCGCAAGATGATTATTcagat GGCTATTCACCTTCACCGTACTATGCTCGCAACATACAGCCTCCACAAGACCAGTACTATCTTCAG TTCAGTCAACGACCAGATAACAATGATCATTGCATTAAC CACTATGAAGAATCATTGCCATCACAgcag GGTCAGTATGCTACACCTCCAAATCTT GTACACCAAGTTGATTTGGCTGATCCGGTGGTTGCCATATTTGAAGATTCAGACTAA
- the LOC136260148 gene encoding uncharacterized protein isoform X1: protein MREEITNLQSAGQEGTTPDEALASSNDERLDTNLSGDVKKLYEEFDADFDLEERCWLLILEVVHRYYESRRRKLVTDVRPDRVAIKEANDRNTKVRSRQKALYDRRKKLCATKEEKKRWREIIPAYMTEESDDGEGSYRTHSPSWRSTELEDFIQELDQRWTVKSVLKKPRVVSTPLVCEAPRGAPAWAVRARSISPTVTTAYHDAPQNGHQLQSSYTEVEQVEDPAVASGGTGHDQMHAAYDSESLTHYPLPQDDYSDGYSPSPYYARNIQPPQDQYYLQFSQRPDNNDHCINHYEESLPSQQGQYATPPNLVHQVDLADPVVAIFEDSD, encoded by the exons ATGAGAGAAGAGATAACAAACTTACAGTCTGCCGGTCAGGAAGGTACCACACCAGACGAAGCACTTGCTAGCTCTAATGATGAACGTCTCGATACCAATTTGAGT GGAGATGTTAAGAAGCTATATGAAGAATTCGATGCTGATTTTGATTTAGAAGAAAG ATGTTGGTTATTAATATTAGAGGTAGTTCATCGTTACTACGAATCCCGTAGACGAAAGCTAGTTACTGATGTGAGGCCTGACAGGGTGGCTATTAAAGAAGCCAATGACAGGAACACCAAAGTGAGGAGCAGGCAGAAAGCG TTGTATGATCGTCGCAAGAAGCTATGCGCGacgaaagaagaaaagaaaagatGGAGAGAAATCATACCAGCCTATATGACTGAAGAGAGTGATGACGGTGAAGGCTCTTACAGAACACATTCACCATCGTGGCGATCTACTG AACTAGAAGACTTTATTCAAGAGCTGGATCAAAGGTGgacagtgaaaagtgtattGAAGAAGCCCAGAGTAGTGTCTACTCCACTAGTGTGTGAGGCCCCGAGGGGAGCTCCAGCTTGGGCAGTGAGAGCACGGTCAATAAGTCCTACT GTAACAACTGCTTATCATGATGCACCACAAAATGGTCACCAGTTGCAATCCTCCTATACTGAAGTGGAACAG GTTGAAGATCCAGCTGTTGCTAGTGGTGGTACAGGTCATGATCAGATGCACGCAGCTTATGATTCTGAG AGCCTCACACACTATCCTCTGCCGCAAGATGATTATTcagat GGCTATTCACCTTCACCGTACTATGCTCGCAACATACAGCCTCCACAAGACCAGTACTATCTTCAG TTCAGTCAACGACCAGATAACAATGATCATTGCATTAAC CACTATGAAGAATCATTGCCATCACAgcag GGTCAGTATGCTACACCTCCAAATCTT GTACACCAAGTTGATTTGGCTGATCCGGTGGTTGCCATATTTGAAGATTCAGACTAA